One stretch of Fictibacillus sp. b24 DNA includes these proteins:
- a CDS encoding Mini-ribonuclease 3: MKITDSDIKQLNGTTLAYMGDAVMEQFVREHLIRNGQVKPNRLHVSATKFVSAKAQASMVVQLLEENYFTDEEVAVIKRGRNANQGTVPKNTDVQTYRHATSFEAIIGYLYLLNQHDRLKNMMEYVLTDNFNKGEV, from the coding sequence ATGAAAATAACAGATTCAGATATCAAACAATTGAACGGGACCACGCTTGCTTACATGGGTGATGCGGTTATGGAGCAATTCGTACGTGAACATCTGATCCGAAACGGTCAGGTGAAACCGAACAGGCTTCATGTATCAGCAACTAAATTTGTTTCGGCAAAAGCTCAGGCAAGCATGGTCGTTCAGCTGCTCGAAGAAAACTATTTTACAGATGAAGAAGTCGCTGTTATTAAGAGGGGACGCAATGCTAACCAAGGAACTGTCCCGAAAAACACGGATGTTCAAACGTATAGGCATGCGACCAGCTTTGAGGCGATCATCGGTTATCTCTATCTGTTAAATCAGCATGACCGTCTTAAGAACATGATGGAATATGTGTTAACAGATAATTTTAATAAAGGGGAGGTCTAA
- the cysS gene encoding cysteine--tRNA ligase → MSIKIYNTMTRQKEPFVPLEEGKVKMYVCGPTVYNYIHIGNARPAIVFDTVRRYLEYRGFDVQFISNFTDVDDKLIKAANEMGSDVPTIAEKFINAYHEDTCALGVQKADAHPRVTETMPEIIEFIENLIKKGFAYEAAGDVYFKTRSFNGYGKLSHQSIDDLKSGARIEVGEKKEDPLDFALWKAAKEGEIYWESPWGKGRPGWHIECSAMAKKYLGDSIDIHGGGQDLAFPHHENEIAQSEALNEAPMAKYWMHNGYINIDNEKMSKSLGNFVLVHDLVKQQDPQVIRFFMLAVHYRNPINFSQELLEAAKAGLNRIRTSYGNLKHRLTVSADLSLDTEKWSQFVKETREKFIADMDDDFNTANAISILFDFSREANVYLQEKNTSKAIITEFIALFDELAGVLGLTLHKEEELLDEQIDALIQERNEARKEKNFARADEIRDLLKEQHIILEDTAQGVRWKRDK, encoded by the coding sequence ATGAGCATTAAAATTTATAACACGATGACACGCCAAAAGGAACCGTTTGTACCTTTAGAAGAAGGCAAGGTAAAAATGTATGTGTGCGGACCGACCGTATACAACTACATTCATATCGGTAATGCCCGGCCAGCTATCGTGTTTGACACGGTTAGAAGATATCTAGAATATAGAGGCTTTGATGTACAATTCATCTCCAACTTCACTGATGTTGATGACAAACTCATTAAAGCAGCAAATGAAATGGGCAGTGATGTTCCGACGATCGCTGAAAAGTTCATTAATGCCTATCATGAAGATACATGCGCATTAGGCGTTCAAAAAGCAGATGCACACCCACGAGTAACTGAAACGATGCCTGAGATCATTGAATTCATCGAGAACCTGATTAAAAAAGGCTTTGCTTATGAAGCAGCGGGGGATGTTTATTTTAAAACGCGCTCGTTTAATGGTTATGGTAAGCTGTCTCACCAATCAATTGATGACTTAAAATCTGGAGCAAGAATTGAAGTAGGCGAGAAAAAGGAAGATCCGCTTGATTTCGCATTATGGAAAGCTGCAAAAGAAGGTGAGATCTATTGGGAGAGCCCATGGGGCAAAGGCCGTCCTGGCTGGCACATTGAGTGCTCTGCGATGGCGAAAAAATACTTAGGTGACTCAATTGATATTCATGGCGGCGGGCAAGATTTAGCGTTTCCGCATCACGAGAATGAGATAGCTCAATCTGAAGCGTTAAATGAAGCACCGATGGCTAAATATTGGATGCATAATGGGTATATTAATATCGACAACGAAAAAATGTCCAAATCACTTGGGAATTTTGTGCTGGTTCATGATCTTGTAAAGCAGCAAGATCCGCAGGTTATCCGATTCTTTATGCTGGCGGTCCATTATCGTAACCCAATCAACTTCAGTCAAGAGTTATTGGAAGCGGCTAAAGCTGGTCTGAACCGAATCCGCACGTCATACGGTAACTTAAAACATCGCCTGACGGTTTCTGCAGACCTTTCTCTCGATACAGAAAAATGGAGTCAGTTTGTTAAAGAAACAAGAGAGAAATTTATCGCTGATATGGATGATGATTTCAACACAGCGAATGCCATCTCTATTCTTTTTGATTTTTCACGAGAAGCGAACGTGTATTTACAAGAGAAGAACACTTCAAAAGCAATTATTACAGAATTCATTGCTCTGTTCGATGAGCTTGCTGGTGTGTTGGGGCTGACTCTTCATAAAGAAGAGGAATTATTAGATGAACAGATTGATGCTCTGATTCAAGAACGGAACGAAGCGCGTAAAGAAAAGAACTTTGCTCGCGCTGATGAAATACGTGATTTGTTGAAAGAACAGCACATTATTTTGGAAGATACCGCACAAGGTGTACGGTGGAAAAGAGATAAGTAA
- the cysE gene encoding serine O-acetyltransferase, which translates to MVFTAKVSNLYARRLRSMFSAMKEDIRVVFEKDPAARSSFEVFLTYSGLHAVWAHRLAHKLFKRNWLFLARLISQISRFFTGIEIHPGAQIGRRFFIDHGMGVVIGETCIIGNDVTLYQGVTLGGTGKEKGKRHPTLEDHVLVATGAKVLGNITIGKNSKVGAGSVVLQNVPPDATVVGIPGRVVIKDGIKVGCELDHRDLPDPVADKFRELQLEMKRLCEELERMKRGSDS; encoded by the coding sequence ATTGTATTTACTGCAAAAGTTTCAAATCTTTATGCAAGGAGGTTGAGAAGCATGTTTTCAGCCATGAAGGAAGACATTCGGGTTGTTTTTGAGAAAGACCCAGCTGCAAGAAGCTCGTTCGAAGTATTCTTAACATACTCCGGACTGCATGCGGTATGGGCCCATAGACTGGCACATAAATTATTCAAACGAAACTGGCTGTTTTTAGCACGATTAATCTCTCAGATCAGCCGCTTTTTTACAGGGATTGAAATACACCCAGGTGCACAGATTGGAAGACGTTTCTTTATTGATCATGGAATGGGAGTCGTTATCGGTGAAACATGTATCATCGGTAATGATGTGACACTGTATCAAGGTGTGACACTGGGCGGTACCGGAAAAGAAAAAGGAAAAAGGCATCCTACGCTAGAGGACCACGTGCTCGTCGCCACAGGGGCGAAAGTGCTGGGGAACATCACGATTGGGAAAAACTCAAAAGTCGGAGCGGGTTCAGTCGTTTTACAAAACGTACCGCCTGACGCAACGGTAGTAGGAATTCCTGGAAGAGTCGTAATTAAAGATGGCATTAAAGTCGGGTGCGAACTTGACCATCGTGACCTTCCAGACCCAGTAGCGGATAAATTTAGAGAATTGCAGCTTGAAATGAAAAGGTTATGTGAAGAACTGGAAAGAATGAAAAGAGGGAGTGATTCTTAA
- the gltX gene encoding glutamate--tRNA ligase, translated as MANEVRVRYAPSPTGHLHIGNARAALFNYLYARHTGGKFIIRIEDTDQKRNIQGGEESQLNHLKWLGMDWDESVDIGGDYGPYRQMERLDLYEKYTDELLSKGLAYTCYCTEEELEASREEQMAKGVTPVYDGRCRNLSVEEKAKLEAEGKRASIRFLVPQDRTITFDDMVKGEVSFESSGFGDFVIVKKDGIPTYNYAVVIDDHEMAISHVLRGDDHISNTPKQLLIYDALGFEQPKFGHTTLIVNENRKKLSKRDESIVQFIEQYKDLGYLPEALFNFIALLGWSPGGEEEIFSREQFIEIFDPNRLSKAPAVFDTQKLEWLNNQYMKQQDVDRIVELCMPHLVKAGRISENPSAEEQEWVTKLVALHQEKMSYGAEIVDLTELFFKEEIEYEGEALEVLQGEGVPSVMESFLSQVENSESFEADDIKAMMKAVQKETGQKGKNLFMPIRVATTGQTHGPDLPAAVSLLGKSVIVKRLNAVLTQINK; from the coding sequence ATGGCAAATGAAGTTCGAGTGCGTTATGCACCAAGTCCAACAGGACACTTACATATAGGGAATGCACGTGCAGCTCTATTTAATTATTTATATGCACGCCACACCGGCGGAAAGTTTATTATCCGCATTGAAGATACGGATCAAAAGCGTAATATTCAAGGCGGAGAAGAGAGCCAGCTGAATCACTTGAAATGGCTCGGTATGGATTGGGATGAAAGTGTTGATATCGGCGGCGATTACGGCCCTTACCGCCAAATGGAGCGATTAGACCTTTATGAAAAGTACACAGATGAGCTTCTTTCAAAAGGTTTGGCATATACATGTTATTGTACGGAAGAAGAGCTTGAGGCCTCACGTGAAGAGCAGATGGCTAAAGGGGTTACACCTGTATATGACGGGCGCTGCCGTAACTTATCTGTTGAAGAAAAAGCAAAACTTGAAGCAGAAGGAAAACGTGCTAGCATTCGTTTCTTAGTGCCGCAAGATCGTACGATTACGTTTGATGATATGGTCAAAGGGGAAGTTTCGTTCGAATCAAGCGGATTCGGTGATTTTGTTATCGTAAAAAAAGACGGAATTCCAACGTACAATTACGCGGTAGTAATTGATGATCATGAGATGGCAATCTCTCACGTTTTACGGGGAGATGACCATATCTCAAACACGCCTAAGCAGCTTTTGATCTATGATGCGCTAGGTTTTGAGCAGCCGAAATTCGGTCATACAACATTGATCGTCAATGAAAATCGAAAGAAATTAAGTAAGCGTGACGAGTCTATCGTTCAGTTTATTGAGCAGTACAAAGATTTAGGGTATCTTCCTGAAGCGCTGTTCAACTTTATCGCACTATTAGGCTGGTCACCAGGTGGAGAAGAAGAGATCTTCAGCCGAGAGCAGTTTATCGAAATCTTTGATCCGAACCGTCTGTCTAAAGCACCTGCTGTGTTTGATACGCAGAAGCTGGAGTGGCTTAACAACCAATACATGAAACAGCAAGATGTAGACCGCATCGTTGAACTTTGCATGCCTCATCTTGTTAAAGCGGGAAGAATTTCTGAGAATCCAAGTGCAGAGGAACAAGAGTGGGTAACAAAACTTGTGGCTCTTCATCAGGAAAAAATGAGCTATGGCGCTGAAATCGTGGACTTAACAGAACTGTTCTTTAAAGAAGAGATCGAGTACGAAGGGGAAGCGCTTGAGGTATTGCAGGGTGAAGGTGTTCCATCCGTTATGGAATCATTCTTAAGCCAGGTTGAAAACAGCGAATCGTTCGAAGCAGATGATATTAAAGCGATGATGAAGGCTGTTCAAAAGGAAACAGGACAAAAAGGAAAGAACTTGTTCATGCCGATTCGTGTTGCAACGACAGGACAAACGCATGGTCCAGATCTGCCTGCAGCTGTTTCGCTTCTGGGAAAGAGTGTTATCGTGAAACGCCTTAATGCTGTACTTACTCAAATTAATAAGTAA